In Perca fluviatilis chromosome 18, GENO_Pfluv_1.0, whole genome shotgun sequence, one genomic interval encodes:
- the LOC120546329 gene encoding trace amine-associated receptor 13c-like, with protein sequence MMETQDGAELCFPQLFNTSCRKLTPPWFEVMLIHILLSSISLLTVALNLLVIISVSHFRQLHTPTNILLLSLAVSDLLVGLVLMPGAILQKTSCWFLGDLVCSLYNYLDLIIMSSSIGDMVLISVDRYVAICDPLHYTTRITMNRVKFCVFLFWLCCVSYSIFFTKVDLTLPDRYIPCYGECLLVVGYIAGIVDLILIFIVPVTVIVALYLRIFAVAVSQARAMRSHITAVTLQLSVTPKAKKSELKAARTLGVLVVVFLICFSPYYCISLAAENLLTASYASFVVPVFYFLNSCLNPVIYALFYPWFRKAVKLIVTLQILQPGSCETNML encoded by the exons ATGATGGAGACACAGGACGGAGCAGAGCTCTGCTTTCCACAACTCTTCAACACCTCCTGCAGGAAGCTGACACCTCCTTGGTTTGAAGTGATGCTCATTCACATTTTgctttcctccatctctctgctcactGTAGCTCTCAACCTGCTCGTCATCATCTCAGTCTCCCACTTCAG gcagctccacacacccaccaacatcctcctcctctctctggctgtctcagacCTTCTAGTGGGCCTCGTGCTGATGCCGGGAGCAATCCTCCAAAAaacatcctgctggtttcttggtGACCTTGTGTGTTCTCTGTATAATTATTTAGACCTAATCATTATGTCTTCCTCAATAGGTGACATGGTGCTCATATCAGTTGACCGTTATGTGGCTATTTGTGACCCTCTGCATTACACTACTAGAATCACCATGAATAgagttaaattctgtgtttttctATTTTGGCTATGTTGTGTTTCCTACAGCATTTTCTTTACAAAAGTTGACCTGACTCTACCAGACAGGTATATTCCTTGTTACGGAGAATGTCTGTTGGTCGTTGGCTATATTGCAGGGATTGTGGACCTTATTTTGATCTTTATTGTTCCAGTTACTGTCATCGTAGCTCTGTATCTGAGAATATTtgccgtggctgtgtctcaggctcgtgccatgcgctctcacattacagctgtcacactccagctTTCAGTAACTCCAAAGGCCAAGAAATccgagctgaaagcagccaggactcTTGGTGTTCTTGTGGTTGTGTTTCTAATATGTTTCAGCCCATATTACTGCATTTCTCTTGCAGCTGAAAACTTGCTCACTGCTTCATATGCATCCTTTGTGGTcccagtgttttattttttaaactcttgtctaaaccctgtgatctatgccttgttttacccctggtttagaaaagcagttaaactcattgtaactcttcagatactgcagcctggctcctgtgagaccaacatgctgtag